A region of bacterium DNA encodes the following proteins:
- a CDS encoding molybdopterin dinucleotide binding domain-containing protein, with protein sequence GLYPKWSWCWPVNRRILYNRASCDTSGNPYDPNRFVVKWNDIEKKWIGDVPDGGWPPSDKYPFIMKTEGHAAIFGPGLADGPFPEHYEPQESPVSNILSKTQNDPATKIWNADLDLWGDSAKFPIIATSFRLTEHWQSGAMTRNLPWLCELVPDMFVEISTSLAKQKGIKHGEKINIVSARGKVSCYALVTNRIKPFQLNGKSYEQVALPWHFGYSGLATGDSANRLTANIGDANTMIPEYKAFLCDVIKAGK encoded by the coding sequence TGGATTATATCCAAAATGGTCCTGGTGCTGGCCGGTTAATCGAAGAATCCTTTATAACAGGGCATCCTGTGATACATCCGGTAATCCCTATGACCCAAATCGCTTCGTAGTCAAATGGAATGACATTGAGAAAAAGTGGATAGGTGATGTCCCGGATGGAGGTTGGCCACCTTCTGATAAATACCCATTCATTATGAAAACCGAGGGACATGCCGCTATATTTGGTCCAGGTCTAGCCGATGGTCCATTCCCAGAACATTATGAGCCACAGGAATCCCCGGTTTCAAATATTCTTTCCAAAACCCAGAATGACCCGGCAACCAAGATATGGAATGCTGATCTTGACCTCTGGGGAGATTCTGCTAAATTCCCGATAATTGCAACATCCTTCAGGCTGACCGAGCATTGGCAATCGGGGGCTATGACAAGGAACCTTCCCTGGCTCTGCGAGCTTGTTCCCGATATGTTTGTGGAAATAAGCACAAGCCTAGCTAAACAGAAGGGAATAAAGCATGGCGAAAAGATTAACATTGTTTCTGCAAGGGGAAAGGTCTCTTGCTATGCCTTAGTTACAAACAGAATTAAGCCATTTCAATTAAACGGAAAGTCATATGAGCAAGTTGCCCTTCCCTGGCACTTTGGCTATTCTGGCCTTGCAACAGGCGATTCAGCAAATAGACTAACCGCAAACATTGGAGATGCCAATACAATGATTCCCGAGTATAAGGCATTTTTATGCGATGTAATAAAAGCAGGAAAATGA